The following proteins are co-located in the Granulicella pectinivorans genome:
- the pgsA gene encoding CDP-diacylglycerol--glycerol-3-phosphate 3-phosphatidyltransferase → MNLPNSITMSRIASVPLLIWIMSSHGLHTLNAIVPPTATGLRGAEQEIAASIVFILASITDGLDGYLARRRKQITTMGMLLDPLADKLMVTAAFIILVAYNPRLVPPWIAVVVIGREFLVSGLRSIASAEGFTIEASEIGKLKTVIQIVSVVAAILAHRWDYWNWGGFIVAVHLIAVTAIYWMTIVSIISAVDYFIGFWKKIDHASDKRRGRRTAVLSRRKAPQANSPVA, encoded by the coding sequence ATGAATCTGCCGAACTCCATTACGATGAGCCGCATTGCCAGCGTGCCGCTGCTGATCTGGATCATGTCGTCGCACGGCCTGCATACGCTCAACGCAATTGTGCCGCCTACGGCGACGGGGCTGCGTGGCGCGGAGCAGGAGATCGCTGCGTCGATTGTGTTTATTCTGGCTTCGATTACCGACGGTCTGGATGGATACCTGGCGCGCAGACGCAAGCAGATTACGACGATGGGGATGCTGCTGGACCCGCTGGCCGACAAGCTGATGGTGACGGCGGCTTTTATCATTCTGGTCGCGTATAACCCGCGGCTGGTTCCGCCCTGGATTGCGGTGGTGGTGATTGGGCGTGAGTTCCTGGTGTCGGGGCTGCGTTCGATTGCATCGGCGGAGGGCTTTACGATCGAGGCGAGCGAGATCGGGAAGCTGAAGACGGTCATCCAGATCGTGTCGGTGGTAGCGGCGATTCTGGCGCATCGGTGGGACTACTGGAACTGGGGTGGGTTCATCGTCGCGGTGCATCTGATCGCGGTGACGGCGATCTACTGGATGACGATCGTTTCAATTATCTCGGCGGTGGACTACTTTATCGGTTTCTGGAAGAAGATCGACCATGCCTCGGATAAGCGGCGTGGCCGGCGGACGGCTGTTTTGAGCCGGCGGAAGGCTCCGCAGGCGAACTCACCGGTGGCCTAG
- a CDS encoding Glu/Leu/Phe/Val family dehydrogenase, producing MTLEHTEVKKLTLEEETNPWEAQAARFDLAAEKLKLDPGICKVLRSPAREIIVHIPVGMDDGTIEVFTGYRVQHSIARGPAKGGIRFSPDVSLDEVRALASWMTWKCAVVNIPFGGAKGGVICDPKKMSQGELERMTRRYTAELIEFIGPEKDVPAPDMGTNEQTMAWIMDTYSMHMRQTVTSVVTGKPVNIGGSRGRREATGRGIAVVCDQALKALDMPVQGCRVIVQGFGNVGSNAAKILFDKGYTIIGLAEYDGALSNPEGLDIGALLEHRAKAGTINGFAGGVAVDKSELLTWPCEILIPAATENVITSQNADKLQCRILCEGANGPTTIVADDILEAKGVFVIPDILANAGGVTTSYFEWVQDRMGYFWTEAEVNQRLERIMIDSFDDVLSYAKSHQVNNRTAAYMLAIDRVAYTTKQRGIYA from the coding sequence ATGACGCTGGAACACACTGAAGTTAAGAAGTTGACGTTGGAAGAAGAGACGAATCCCTGGGAGGCACAGGCCGCCCGGTTCGATCTTGCTGCCGAAAAGCTGAAGCTGGATCCGGGCATCTGCAAGGTGCTGCGGTCGCCGGCGCGGGAGATCATCGTTCACATTCCGGTGGGGATGGACGATGGAACGATTGAGGTTTTCACAGGGTATCGGGTGCAGCACTCGATCGCACGCGGACCGGCGAAGGGCGGAATTCGGTTTTCGCCGGATGTATCGCTGGACGAGGTGAGGGCACTGGCGAGCTGGATGACCTGGAAGTGCGCGGTGGTGAATATTCCGTTCGGCGGCGCGAAGGGCGGTGTGATCTGCGATCCGAAAAAGATGTCGCAGGGCGAACTGGAGAGGATGACGCGGCGCTATACGGCTGAGCTGATTGAGTTTATCGGGCCTGAGAAGGACGTGCCCGCGCCGGACATGGGCACGAACGAGCAGACGATGGCGTGGATCATGGACACGTATTCCATGCACATGCGGCAGACGGTGACGTCGGTGGTGACGGGCAAGCCGGTGAATATTGGCGGCTCGCGCGGACGCCGCGAGGCTACCGGGCGAGGGATCGCCGTGGTGTGCGATCAGGCGCTGAAGGCCCTGGATATGCCGGTGCAGGGATGCCGGGTGATCGTGCAGGGCTTTGGCAATGTCGGGTCGAATGCAGCGAAGATTCTGTTCGATAAGGGCTACACGATCATCGGACTGGCGGAGTATGACGGGGCGCTTTCGAATCCGGAGGGTTTGGATATCGGCGCGTTGTTGGAGCATCGGGCGAAGGCGGGGACGATCAACGGCTTTGCCGGCGGCGTCGCGGTCGATAAGTCCGAGCTGCTGACGTGGCCGTGCGAGATTCTGATTCCCGCCGCAACGGAGAATGTGATCACCAGCCAGAACGCGGACAAGCTGCAGTGCCGGATTCTGTGCGAGGGTGCGAACGGGCCGACGACGATTGTGGCGGACGACATCCTGGAGGCGAAAGGGGTGTTTGTGATTCCGGACATCCTGGCCAACGCGGGAGGCGTGACGACGAGCTACTTTGAGTGGGTACAGGACCGCATGGGGTACTTCTGGACCGAAGCCGAAGTGAACCAGCGGCTGGAGCGCATTATGATCGACAGCTTCGACGACGTGTTGAGCTATGCGAAGTCGCACCAGGTGAACAACCGGACGGCGGCGTACATGCTGGCGATCGACCGGGTGGCCTATACGACGAAGCAGCGTGGGATCTACGCCTAA
- the trpE gene encoding anthranilate synthase component I: MCAVRAALQLPSEKEFQRLSRVHSLVPVYRTVVADLETPVSAFLRIANDEPEAFLLESVEGGERVGRYTFIGIEPYKKMVSRGTSITSEQKGKRPRTFEGDIFDELKKALAGHTPARLPGLPPFTAGAVGFFAYDVVRQIEKLPTLAKDELGVPDACLMFFDQVIAFDHVKKEIHLMVTADFQRESAKGAYDRAVRRLNKLEKRLANALPRPRKAKALGKLKITPRTTKAAFLKAVEKTKEYIAAGDVFQCVLSQRFDCVPEVPAFDVYRALRIVNPSPYMYFLRFGLEKGKKTTPAHIVGSSPELLVRVHGRKVEYRPIAGTRARSEDEAIDKGYEDDLRTDEKEVAEHIMLVDLGRNDVGRVSEFGSVKVKDLMFVERYSHVMHLVSAVEGTLKEALGPVDAFRACFPAGTLSGAPKIRAMEVIEELEPTRRGVYGGSILYADFNGNLDSCIAIRTLYLDGEQGYIQAGAGIVADSVPVKEFEECGNKARAVVRAIERARGL, encoded by the coding sequence ATGTGTGCCGTCCGAGCAGCCCTGCAGCTTCCCTCCGAGAAAGAATTCCAGCGCCTCAGCCGCGTCCATTCCCTCGTCCCCGTCTATCGCACCGTCGTCGCCGATCTTGAGACCCCCGTCTCCGCCTTCCTGCGCATCGCGAACGACGAGCCCGAGGCCTTCCTGCTCGAATCCGTCGAGGGCGGCGAGCGCGTGGGCCGCTACACCTTTATCGGCATCGAACCGTACAAAAAGATGGTTTCGCGCGGCACCAGCATCACGTCCGAGCAAAAGGGCAAACGCCCCCGCACGTTTGAAGGGGACATCTTCGACGAACTCAAGAAGGCGCTCGCCGGCCACACTCCCGCCCGCCTGCCTGGCCTGCCGCCCTTCACCGCGGGAGCCGTCGGCTTCTTCGCCTACGACGTCGTCCGCCAGATCGAAAAGCTCCCCACCCTGGCCAAAGACGAGCTCGGCGTCCCCGACGCCTGCCTGATGTTCTTCGACCAGGTCATCGCCTTCGACCATGTCAAGAAGGAGATCCACCTCATGGTCACGGCGGACTTCCAGCGCGAATCCGCCAAGGGAGCCTACGACCGCGCTGTCCGTCGCCTGAACAAGCTCGAAAAGCGCTTGGCCAACGCCCTCCCCAGGCCCCGCAAGGCCAAGGCGCTGGGCAAGCTGAAGATCACCCCTCGCACCACGAAGGCCGCTTTCCTGAAAGCCGTCGAAAAGACCAAGGAGTACATCGCCGCCGGAGACGTCTTCCAGTGTGTCCTCTCGCAGCGTTTCGACTGCGTCCCCGAGGTTCCCGCCTTCGACGTTTATCGCGCCCTGCGGATCGTCAACCCTTCGCCCTACATGTACTTCCTCCGCTTCGGTCTCGAAAAGGGGAAGAAAACTACCCCGGCCCACATCGTAGGCAGCTCCCCCGAACTTCTCGTCCGCGTCCATGGCCGCAAGGTGGAGTACCGCCCCATCGCCGGAACCCGCGCGCGCTCCGAGGACGAAGCCATCGACAAGGGCTACGAAGACGATCTCCGTACCGACGAAAAAGAGGTCGCCGAGCACATCATGCTGGTCGACCTCGGTCGCAACGATGTAGGCCGCGTCAGCGAATTCGGGTCTGTGAAGGTAAAGGACCTGATGTTCGTGGAACGTTACAGCCACGTCATGCACCTGGTCAGCGCCGTGGAAGGCACTCTCAAGGAAGCACTTGGCCCGGTCGATGCCTTCCGCGCATGCTTCCCTGCCGGAACCCTCTCCGGCGCCCCTAAAATCCGCGCCATGGAGGTGATCGAGGAGCTCGAGCCCACCCGTCGCGGTGTCTACGGCGGCTCCATCCTCTATGCCGACTTCAACGGCAACCTCGACTCCTGCATCGCTATCCGCACCCTCTACCTTGATGGCGAGCAGGGCTACATCCAGGCCGGCGCGGGCATCGTAGCCGACTCAGTCCCGGTAAAAGAGTTCGAGGAATGCGGCAACAAGGCCCGCGCCGTCGTCCGAGCCATCGAAAGAGCACGCGGGCTCTAA
- a CDS encoding NIPSNAP family protein has product MKSALGTAGAALAGGGGAPVAGAQEFYQLRTYTLRSGPQGALCQGYFEHALLPALNRMGITPVGAFKLDIGPETPKFYVLIPSKSVEVLATLDARLENDAEFVQAAKAFWEAPATAPAFLRVEYSLLSAFAGWPKLVAPKKEKRIFQLRTYESPSHAAHSRKVAMFNEAEIAIFVKAGLTPVFFGDTIVGPAMPSLTYMLTFPDVAELGKHWAAFSADPAWKELSHRPGNTDPEIVSNISNLYLSPLGCSQI; this is encoded by the coding sequence ATGAAATCGGCATTGGGGACGGCGGGAGCGGCTTTGGCTGGAGGCGGCGGGGCTCCGGTGGCCGGGGCGCAGGAGTTCTATCAACTGCGGACGTACACGCTGCGGAGCGGGCCGCAGGGGGCGCTGTGCCAGGGATACTTTGAGCATGCGCTGCTTCCGGCTTTGAATCGCATGGGGATTACTCCGGTGGGGGCATTCAAGCTGGATATCGGTCCCGAGACGCCGAAGTTTTATGTGCTGATTCCTTCGAAGTCGGTTGAGGTGCTGGCCACGCTCGATGCGCGGCTGGAGAACGATGCCGAGTTTGTGCAGGCGGCGAAGGCGTTCTGGGAGGCACCGGCGACGGCTCCGGCGTTTCTGCGGGTGGAGTATTCGCTTCTTTCGGCGTTTGCGGGTTGGCCGAAGCTGGTGGCTCCTAAGAAGGAGAAGAGGATCTTCCAGTTGAGGACCTATGAGAGTCCGAGCCATGCGGCGCATTCGCGTAAAGTCGCGATGTTCAATGAGGCGGAGATTGCAATCTTCGTGAAGGCGGGGCTGACGCCAGTGTTCTTTGGGGACACGATCGTTGGGCCGGCGATGCCTTCGCTGACGTATATGCTGACGTTTCCGGACGTGGCGGAGTTGGGGAAGCACTGGGCTGCGTTTTCAGCAGACCCAGCCTGGAAGGAGCTGTCGCATAGGCCGGGAAACACGGATCCGGAGATCGTGAGCAATATTTCGAATCTCTACCTGAGCCCCTTGGGGTGTTCGCAGATCTAG
- a CDS encoding DinB family protein → MRIKITLAAAVLALSTLTATAQMGKAPSLGAVGTPADPAKAIDLMLNLFEHEAMGVVKTMPADKFSFAPNHAIFAPTQGEKFEGVRSFVQQVTHVAQANYYFFSTISGTKPDVDVKAIDKITTKEEAVAALAASFAFGHKAVATITPENAFTVIKGADGMDTRATLATFAVAHGYDHYGQMVEYLRMNGLTPPQ, encoded by the coding sequence ATGCGCATCAAGATCACCCTAGCCGCTGCAGTCCTGGCTCTCTCCACCCTGACCGCCACCGCACAAATGGGGAAGGCCCCTTCCCTCGGCGCCGTCGGCACCCCCGCCGACCCAGCAAAAGCCATCGACCTCATGCTCAACCTCTTCGAGCACGAGGCCATGGGCGTCGTCAAAACCATGCCCGCCGACAAGTTCTCCTTCGCTCCCAACCACGCCATCTTCGCCCCCACCCAGGGTGAGAAGTTCGAAGGCGTCCGCAGCTTCGTCCAGCAGGTCACGCACGTCGCTCAGGCCAACTACTACTTCTTCTCGACCATCAGTGGCACCAAGCCCGACGTCGACGTGAAGGCCATCGACAAGATCACCACCAAGGAAGAGGCCGTAGCCGCCCTCGCCGCCTCCTTCGCCTTCGGCCACAAGGCCGTCGCGACCATCACTCCGGAGAACGCTTTCACCGTCATCAAGGGCGCCGATGGCATGGACACCCGAGCCACCCTCGCTACCTTCGCTGTGGCCCACGGATACGATCACTACGGCCAGATGGTCGAATACCTCCGCATGAATGGCCTCACGCCCCCGCAATAA
- the purB gene encoding adenylosuccinate lyase — MIPRYTRPEMARIWSDENKYRCWLKVEVAASQALAAAGIVPQDAADAIRDKGNFDVARIQAIEDEVKHDVIAFTTAVAEHIGPESRWLHYGLTSTDVVDTAQALQIKEASAIIRAGIVKLSDVLARRALEFKHTPIIGRTHGVHAEPTTFGLKLLLWFSEMQRNLKRFDAAAEDLRVAKLSGAVGTFGHLKPAHEEAIADALGLVPVDVATQVVQRDRHAAYIGALAILVSTLDKIATEVRHLQRTEVREAEEFFSEKQKGSSAMPHKRNPIASEQISGLARVVRANAQTAYENIALWHERDISHSSAERVIIPDSTILADYLLAKTANLIDKLLVYPARMLRNLESTGGLIFSGQLLLDLAESGMLREDAYRLVQGHAMRSWKEDLVFRDEVAKDPAITERLSPEKLAHAFDYKRQLANVDAIFARVAAKS; from the coding sequence ATGATCCCTCGTTATACTCGCCCCGAGATGGCCCGCATCTGGTCCGACGAAAACAAGTACCGCTGCTGGCTCAAGGTAGAAGTAGCCGCCTCCCAGGCCCTCGCCGCCGCCGGCATCGTCCCGCAGGACGCCGCCGACGCCATCCGCGACAAAGGCAACTTCGACGTCGCCCGCATCCAGGCCATCGAGGACGAGGTCAAGCACGACGTCATCGCCTTCACCACCGCCGTCGCCGAGCACATCGGCCCCGAATCCCGCTGGCTCCACTACGGCCTGACCTCCACCGACGTCGTCGACACCGCCCAGGCCCTCCAGATCAAGGAAGCCTCCGCTATCATCCGCGCCGGCATCGTCAAGCTGTCCGACGTCCTCGCCCGCCGCGCCCTCGAGTTCAAGCACACCCCCATCATCGGCCGCACCCACGGCGTCCACGCCGAGCCCACCACCTTCGGCCTCAAGCTCCTCCTCTGGTTCTCCGAGATGCAGCGCAACCTCAAGCGCTTCGATGCCGCCGCCGAGGATCTCCGCGTTGCTAAGCTCTCCGGAGCCGTCGGCACCTTTGGCCACCTGAAGCCAGCCCACGAAGAAGCCATCGCCGACGCCCTCGGCCTCGTCCCCGTCGACGTCGCCACGCAGGTCGTCCAGCGCGACCGCCACGCGGCCTACATCGGTGCCCTCGCCATCCTCGTCAGCACCCTCGACAAGATCGCCACCGAAGTCCGCCACCTCCAGCGCACCGAAGTCCGCGAAGCCGAAGAGTTCTTCTCCGAAAAGCAGAAGGGCTCCAGCGCCATGCCCCACAAGCGCAATCCCATCGCCTCCGAGCAGATCAGCGGCCTGGCCCGCGTCGTCCGGGCCAACGCCCAGACCGCCTACGAGAACATTGCTCTCTGGCACGAGCGCGACATCAGCCACTCCTCCGCCGAGCGCGTCATCATCCCCGACTCCACCATCCTCGCCGACTACCTCCTCGCGAAGACCGCCAACCTGATCGACAAGCTCCTCGTCTACCCCGCCCGCATGCTCAGGAACCTCGAGTCCACCGGTGGCCTCATCTTCTCCGGCCAGCTCCTGCTCGACCTAGCCGAATCCGGAATGCTCCGCGAAGACGCCTATCGCCTCGTCCAGGGCCACGCCATGCGCTCCTGGAAGGAAGACCTCGTCTTCCGCGACGAAGTAGCCAAAGACCCCGCCATCACCGAGCGCCTCTCGCCCGAAAAGCTGGCACACGCCTTCGACTACAAGCGCCAGCTGGCCAACGTGGACGCCATCTTCGCCCGCGTAGCCGCCAAGTCGTAA
- the purU gene encoding formyltetrahydrofolate deformylase: MPTTATLLVDCPDRKGLVFAIVDFLVRRYDVNILHADQHQDAELGLFFMRVEFSTEAPNFTQTSFEETFAPIAEQFAMNWRIEFAAAKQNVAIFVSQYLHCLADLLHRHQTGEFHANVALIVSNHESARPLAEFYGIPFHHTPMTATTRPEVEAAQLALLSAHTIDLVILARYMQILSPKFVETYPRRIINVHHSFLPAFTGAKPYHAAYARGVKLIGATSHYVTEALDEGPIIEQDVARISQNDQLPSLIQKGRDLERMVLSRAVQWHLDHRILSYANKTVIFA; the protein is encoded by the coding sequence ATGCCCACCACCGCCACCCTCTTAGTCGATTGTCCCGATCGCAAAGGTCTCGTCTTTGCGATCGTGGACTTCCTCGTCCGCCGCTACGACGTCAACATCCTCCACGCCGACCAGCACCAGGACGCCGAGCTCGGCCTCTTCTTCATGCGCGTCGAGTTCTCGACCGAAGCCCCCAACTTTACCCAGACATCGTTCGAGGAAACCTTCGCCCCCATCGCCGAACAGTTTGCCATGAACTGGCGCATCGAGTTCGCCGCCGCCAAACAGAATGTAGCCATCTTCGTCAGCCAGTATCTCCACTGCCTCGCCGACCTCCTGCACCGTCACCAGACCGGCGAATTCCACGCCAACGTAGCCCTCATCGTCTCCAACCACGAGAGTGCCCGTCCCCTGGCAGAGTTCTACGGCATCCCCTTCCACCACACCCCGATGACCGCCACCACCCGCCCCGAAGTCGAAGCCGCCCAACTGGCCCTGCTCTCTGCGCATACGATCGACTTGGTCATCCTCGCCCGCTACATGCAGATCCTCTCGCCTAAGTTCGTCGAGACCTACCCAAGACGCATCATCAACGTCCACCACTCCTTCCTCCCCGCCTTCACCGGTGCCAAGCCCTACCACGCCGCCTACGCCCGTGGCGTCAAGCTCATCGGGGCCACCAGCCACTACGTCACCGAAGCCCTCGATGAAGGCCCTATCATCGAGCAGGACGTAGCCCGCATCTCGCAGAACGACCAGCTCCCCAGCCTCATCCAAAAGGGCCGCGATTTAGAGCGCATGGTCCTCTCGCGAGCCGTCCAATGGCATCTGGACCATCGCATCCTCTCCTACGCCAACAAAACCGTCATCTTCGCCTAA
- a CDS encoding dipeptidase has protein sequence MLSSRRAAALFSLLAVPVLAQTPRTKPVTQAEVDKITREAILIDTHDDIPSKTVTGYDIATPNKTGQTDLARMKGFLGAEFFAVFVDASYVKDNHSANRTLEMIDTVRTDVILKHPDEFMYATTAADVEKAHKQKKIAALMGIEGGHAIEDSLRLLRDYYALGIRYMTLTHFNTNNWADAQGDHDDPTVAKHDGLTPFGKDVVREMNRLGMMVDISHTADKTFYDAIAVSTAPIIASHSSCRAVDTHTRNMTDDMIRALAKNGGTMQINFDCGYLSQRYNDASKPMMAELRPKMMEARKIADPAARDAAMEKLFMEASAKVPPATLADVVEHIDHAVKVGGIDHVGIGTDYDGVGCVPAGLESYDKFPALTRALLEKGYSATDIKKIYGGNLLRVMRAVEKRAQELKGMAPIETTIATAK, from the coding sequence ATGCTCTCTTCGCGCCGTGCCGCCGCTCTCTTCTCTCTCCTTGCCGTTCCCGTGCTCGCCCAGACTCCGCGCACCAAGCCGGTGACGCAGGCTGAGGTGGACAAGATTACGCGGGAGGCGATCCTGATCGACACGCACGATGACATCCCTTCGAAGACCGTGACGGGCTACGACATTGCGACGCCGAACAAGACGGGACAGACGGATCTTGCGAGGATGAAAGGGTTTCTGGGTGCGGAGTTCTTTGCGGTATTTGTGGATGCATCGTATGTAAAAGACAATCACTCGGCGAACCGGACGCTGGAGATGATCGACACGGTGCGGACGGATGTGATTCTGAAGCATCCGGATGAGTTTATGTATGCGACAACGGCGGCCGATGTCGAGAAGGCGCACAAGCAAAAGAAGATTGCGGCGCTGATGGGGATTGAAGGTGGGCATGCGATCGAAGACTCGCTGCGGTTGCTGCGGGACTACTATGCGCTGGGTATCCGGTATATGACCCTGACGCATTTCAACACGAACAACTGGGCGGATGCTCAGGGGGACCATGACGATCCCACTGTGGCGAAGCATGATGGACTGACGCCGTTCGGGAAGGACGTGGTGCGGGAGATGAACCGGCTGGGGATGATGGTCGATATCTCGCATACGGCGGATAAGACCTTCTATGACGCGATTGCGGTTTCGACTGCGCCGATTATTGCCTCGCACAGCTCATGCCGCGCGGTGGACACGCATACGCGCAATATGACGGACGACATGATCCGTGCGCTGGCGAAGAACGGCGGGACGATGCAGATCAACTTCGATTGTGGGTATCTTTCGCAGCGGTATAACGATGCCTCGAAGCCGATGATGGCAGAGCTGCGGCCGAAGATGATGGAGGCTCGTAAGATCGCGGATCCCGCGGCGCGGGATGCGGCGATGGAGAAGCTATTTATGGAGGCCTCGGCGAAGGTTCCTCCGGCTACGCTGGCTGATGTCGTCGAGCATATCGACCACGCGGTGAAGGTGGGCGGGATCGACCATGTGGGGATCGGGACGGACTATGACGGCGTGGGATGCGTGCCGGCGGGGCTTGAGTCGTATGACAAGTTTCCGGCGCTGACCCGGGCCCTGCTGGAGAAGGGGTATTCGGCTACGGATATCAAGAAGATCTATGGAGGGAATCTACTGCGGGTGATGCGGGCGGTGGAGAAGCGGGCACAGGAGCTGAAGGGGATGGCTCCGATTGAGACTACGATCGCTACGGCGAAGTAG
- a CDS encoding Ig-like domain-containing protein has protein sequence MRNIHRSVSKWAVAILTLAAATALTGCAGFFFSTRTTTDLTGSATTVAYETSLTLTATVSTAEATGTVTFYDSSTSLGTGTLSGGIATFTTTALAIGTHTLTAVYAGDDTYTGSTSSSITVLVSESLTTTTTAVSASTSTATYGSAVAFTATVSSTLATGTINFYNGTALLGSATVSSGTATLSTTALALGTHAIYATYVGDSVYATSTSGTVTVTVETAGAT, from the coding sequence GTGCGAAACATACACCGCAGTGTCTCCAAGTGGGCCGTCGCCATCCTGACCCTGGCCGCCGCCACCGCACTCACCGGATGCGCCGGCTTCTTCTTCAGCACCCGCACCACCACGGACCTTACCGGCTCCGCAACCACCGTGGCCTACGAGACCTCCCTCACCCTCACCGCAACCGTCTCCACTGCGGAAGCCACCGGAACCGTCACCTTCTACGACAGTTCCACCAGCCTCGGCACCGGCACCCTCAGCGGAGGCATCGCCACCTTCACCACCACGGCCCTAGCCATCGGAACCCACACCCTCACCGCGGTCTATGCCGGCGACGATACCTACACCGGCAGCACCTCCAGTTCCATTACCGTCCTCGTCAGCGAAAGCCTCACCACCACGACCACCGCCGTCTCCGCCTCGACCTCCACCGCCACCTACGGCTCGGCGGTAGCTTTCACGGCGACCGTTTCCTCAACGCTGGCCACCGGCACCATCAACTTCTACAACGGCACCGCGCTCCTTGGCAGCGCGACCGTATCCAGCGGCACCGCAACCCTCAGCACCACTGCCCTCGCCCTGGGAACCCACGCCATCTACGCGACCTATGTCGGCGACAGCGTGTACGCCACCAGCACATCAGGCACCGTAACCGTCACCGTAGAAACCGCCGGGGCAACATAG
- a CDS encoding CPBP family intramembrane glutamic endopeptidase, with protein MSTIPPLVPVEQGNYETPSPAPVEGEAPPRIPHMGHVLVFLAILFGAFFLARQALLLVTGAYRAPHLFEDAVHNPTYLLATQAGIYIGTLLAAWLIFPHLWERGFTDGIQWNAPKARALALKLIPAGIVVSYLAQIVSHFVTMPKSMPMDDFFRTRTDVWITCAMGTLLAPLIEEIFFRGFLFPALAIAYDWLSLSRSPDAVLRWRSTTTLTTASYVFSGLLTSIFFALLHGAQLAYTWPLVVLLLCVSGFFTWVRLETQSVACSTLLHASYNFAVFLTAFIGSQGFTHLEKLTR; from the coding sequence ATGAGCACGATCCCTCCTCTGGTTCCGGTGGAACAGGGAAATTACGAGACACCGTCGCCTGCCCCCGTCGAGGGCGAGGCACCACCGCGCATACCGCATATGGGACATGTCCTGGTGTTTCTGGCGATCCTGTTTGGAGCGTTCTTTCTGGCGCGGCAGGCTCTGCTGTTAGTCACGGGCGCTTACCGGGCACCGCATCTGTTTGAAGATGCGGTGCATAATCCGACGTATCTGCTGGCCACGCAGGCGGGGATTTATATTGGAACGCTGCTGGCGGCGTGGCTGATCTTTCCACATCTGTGGGAGCGCGGGTTTACGGATGGGATTCAGTGGAACGCACCGAAGGCGCGGGCGCTTGCGTTGAAGCTGATCCCGGCTGGAATTGTGGTCTCGTATCTCGCACAGATCGTTTCGCACTTTGTGACGATGCCGAAGTCGATGCCGATGGATGACTTCTTTCGTACGCGGACGGATGTTTGGATTACCTGTGCGATGGGAACTCTGCTGGCACCGCTGATTGAGGAGATCTTCTTTCGCGGGTTCCTGTTTCCCGCGCTGGCAATTGCGTATGACTGGTTGTCGCTTTCACGGAGTCCGGATGCGGTGCTGCGGTGGCGCTCGACGACGACGCTGACTACGGCTTCGTATGTATTTTCGGGGCTGCTGACGAGCATCTTCTTTGCGCTGCTGCATGGGGCGCAATTGGCGTACACGTGGCCTCTGGTGGTGTTGCTATTGTGTGTCTCAGGATTCTTTACATGGGTGAGGCTCGAGACGCAGTCTGTGGCATGTTCAACGCTGTTACACGCGAGTTATAACTTTGCGGTTTTTCTTACGGCATTTATCGGGAGCCAGGGGTTCACGCATCTGGAGAAGTTGACACGGTAG